The genomic DNA ATGCTGTTTTACTACTAATTTTCGGGACCCTTTTATTTCCTCGCTCGCATGGTCTCATCGACGCGGCCTTGGCcagcgttgtcctccaagtggttggAGGGCGCGGTTACGAGGTAGCCCTTGtagctgagaccattcggtcctTCGACCATGTATTGAGAACACGCGACCGAAGAATAAGAGGATCCCCCATCCTTTTAcaaatttggtttcaaagCCATGCAAACCCTTTCGGTCTAGTGCGCccgattatgtattttaatagCCCGGAGTCGATCATCTCTTGATTGTTGTCCCTCCTgcgtgtggaagaacgcaaggtctctGAGTGGGTCAAAATGTTTCGTGAAATAGCACCTAGGGGcttcaagtggcgtgccgcgtggatgccacccggacccatggcccttaggtgtcctgatttttatggagtcccactcatgagtcatgcggggtccaccacttattttccggcgcgagtagtgaggcagctcggtggcttacagacggtccccgaggatacggcgcgaactagatttgaacatacttggcgggaggatcaaaCACCCGCAGATCGCCAAAGTAACGTCAAACAGGTCCTGGATGCGTGGCAAACTGTGATTACTGAGCGtccatacttccccgagcatccgacCCTTGATGAGCGGGATTTCCAAGCTACAAAAGAATACATCATTCGCTTCTACCGATGGGGTCCAGCAGCACACGAGGATCTCGTCAACTCTTTGCGAGTTGAAGATGGCGGGTCACCCGTCGCAACTCTCACTCCGTATATGGCCATCCAAGCCGAACTCACTCATCTCAGAGCAGAAAGAGATCGTCTTCGTCGGGAAGTCGCAGAGAAGGACGAGCAGCTTGTTGATCAGCGCCAACtacagagagagctcgcccAGACCCGTGCCGAGCTACAGAGGCGCGATCAGGAATTGGTGCGAGCGAACGCCGCTTTGGAGAGGTCCAGGAAAAGGGCTCGCGGGGTCCATATACACCCTAGGATAAACACCTCCGCTGGGCCCTCGAACTAGGGCTTTCCATAGCGATGGTCGCTTGCTCCCCGGGCACGGTGGAAAATCGATTTAGGactattttttcaaaatttgtattgcactttgaaccattcggagttaatacaaatgacagcattagttttcaaaattcatgcatctcatgcattccCTCTTCATTACTTTACATGTTTATTGTAAAAAGAATATTCTTGCATCGAAACTCACACACTTATGGAATCCAGGTATTAACAACTGGCGGCGCCCCACCGGTATCCCACACGCTTCCAATTAAGAATGGCAGAGGAAAATCAACTCACTGTCTTCGAAGGGAATACACCACCGACGCCGGTTCATTCTCCACAGCTCGCGATGAATGCGCCACCACCACATCATGGGACTCCCTCGGCCCATCTCCCACAACCGATTTCATCAAGCATGTCACTACCGCTGGGGTACGCACCACCACCACCTGGGCACTCGCCGCCACCACCGATGCACGCGCCGTCGTCGGCAACTCAAGCACCACCGCCTGCCCATGATCCTACTCGCATGGCCACGCTCGAGGGCAACGTCACAACTCTTCAAAACACGGTTGACGTTATGGCCGCTAATATGGCCGAGATGATGGCCTTGCTCAGGGGACCAAATCGCGCGTCTTTGAGCTCCATCCCGCCTCTTGCACGCAGGCCAATTGTCGACCCCACTCCTTGGGTCCCGCCAACTCATGCATCAGAGGGCGACATAGCGGCCGCCCCCGCGCCAGCAATTATCCCAGTGCCCGCTCCTCATCCGAAGCACGCGCCAGCAATTCACCCAGTCGACTCCGGCCATCCTCAGTCCACCATTCCAGCAACTGTCTCACTTCCGCCCATGACGATTCCCGTGCCGGATCCGACCATGTTCGCACCACCTCCTGTGTCCGTGCCAGCTCCAGCTACAGTTTATACTGCTCCTCCGCCGATGGGCTTCCCGACATCGAGTGCTCCTGTTCCCGCTCACACAACTGAGCCTTTCCCTcaccaagctccacaaccccatatcAGCCTCCcctaccaagctccacctcccataaatattactttctccgaaccgggcacgccgactcaaGCGGCCCCCAGAGCTCCACCCACAAATTTCTTTCCCGAAACAGAGACCgaacaggagaggagaatgAAAAAGATGGAAGAGACTATCAGGGCCCTCCAAGCTAGTGATCCCTGACATAGCACTAGTTATCTAGATTCGACTCTCTTCCCGGGGATGCAGTTACCCGCGAAAGTCAAAATGCCAGAGTTCGAGAAATACGATGGAACCAAAGACCCGCGGCACCACCTTCGCCACTATCATACAAAGATGCTTCAGTACTGGGACTATGAACAGTTCGTCGCCGCCACTTTCCAAGAAAGTCTATCAGAATTGGCCCTTaattggttcatgtcgcttCGAGCGGAGGACATCCCTTCCTGGACCGAACTGGCCAAGAAGTTTGTTGAGCAGTATCAGTACAACATGGAGACGCCCCCGTCCTTCCTCGAGTTGAGCACGATGGAAATGGCAGAGGGGCAGAAGCTTGAGGATTACGCCACGAATTGGCGTTCGGAAGCAGCAAAACATTTCCCTCCAATTTGCGAAGCGCAGCAAATCCAAATGTTTCATGGGACTCTCAAGGGGGCTTACTACTCTCACTTCATGGGTCACAAGTCTACTTTCTCGGAGATGATTATGGCCGGGAAGCAGGTAGACCTGGGTATCAAACTCGGAAGGTTAGAGGGCCCGACAAAGAAAGGGGAAGGAGAGTCCTCGAGGAGGACTGCCTCAGCAGCCACCCCCACTGGCGGCAGAAGGAGTAAGGAGGCATCAGTCAATGCCGTCAATGTGGGCCACAACGCGCCGCAACAGTACTCGGTGAGCTTCACGCCCGCGCCATCTACCTCCCCCGCGTATGCTCCACCGCCTTCGCCCTATCCATCTCAGCATCCCGCTCAACCGATTTATTATTCGGCTCCGCCGACATCATTTCCATCGGCCCCGCAACAAGTCGTCCATCATTACGCTCCCGCTCCTCCTCAGACCCCGCAGTACAGGCCTCcggcttcgagaactcctcagccgACACAACAGGCCCCAGCCCCACAGGGTCAACAAGGCGGCGCAATGCAAGCTCGGCAGCGCATACAGTTCACACCCCTGCCTACCCCACTCTCCCACATATACAGGCAACTATTAGCTGTCGAAATGATCCGACCAACGGTTCCCGGTCCCAGTTTCGTTCCTACAAACCAAAATCAAAGTCTACGCTGCGAGTACCATTCTGGTGCACCCGGTCACACCACCGACAACTGTTGGAAATTGCGGGAGGAGGTTCAGAAGTTGATCAACAGTAAAAAGATCTCGTTCAATGCCATTAGGCCCCCGAACGTGCAAGCTAACCCTCTCCCTGATCATGGGTCGAGCTCGGGGCCCACCATCAATATGATCAGTATTTGCACTGTGAGAGAGGACGAGAGCCAACAGGAGGGCCCTACTCCATTTATAATCGAGTATGTCCTCGCGGAAGCCACCGTAGGGTTCACAGGGTCTAGTGCAGCACCCACCCCCTTCATAATAGAAGTCCCCGCTCGAGAGCCGTACCAGGACAGCAAGGTCCCTTGGACTTACGAAGGAAGTGTCGGAAACCTGGAGCAGCAGTTCAGTGTCATGGGCGTGACACGCTCGGGCCGGGTATACACGAACCCTGAGATCGCAGGCAAGGGAAAGGCTCCTGCTGCATCCGGAGCTGCTCCGGAAGCCCCGCCTATCCCGcagaagaaggtgaccgaagaagaagccgaggctttcatgaaggtgatcaaggCGAGCGAGTACAAGGTAGTAGAACAAATGGGTAAGTCTCCAGCTCACATTTCACTACTCGCTCTCCTCTTGAGTTCAGAGCCACACCGAAAAGCCCTCCTACGGGTCCTTACTGCAGCACAGGTTCCTAAGGAGATAGCCCCAGATCGAATTGAAGAGACCGTCAGCTCGATTTTCTCCAATGCCATCTCATTTTCAGATGACGAGCTCCCCTCCGAAGGGTGGGCACACtcacgggcgttgcacatcgtctgcaagtgcaacaatttcATCattggccgggtcatgatcgacaacggctccgcCCTCAATGTTTGCCCAGTGTCCACGTTGAAgcaaatgaatgtggacctcaaCCGCGTCCGCCCGAGCAAAACCGCGGTtagagcctttgacggctcgcGGAGGGAAGTGAATGGGGAGATTGACCTTTTGATCGATGTCGGCCCGTGCTCATTCAGCGTCACATTTCAGGTCCTTGACATCCCGAATGCTTTTAGCCTGCTCCTCGGGAGACCCTGGATCCACTCAGCTGGAGCCGTTCCCTCGTCCCTGCACCAAAGGATCAAGTTCATCGCGGATGGTCGGCTCATTACGGTCAAGGGTGGGGAGaactacgccatctacaaggaaaCGGCTGTGCCCTATATTAGCATCGGAGACGACGAGAACCTCCCATTCCATTCAttcgagaccatctccgtcattcgggACTATGGAGAGGTTCGTCCATCTCGTGCTGACCGCATGGTCGGGAAGGTCCTTCTGCGTCACAACTACGTTCCTGGTACCGGGCTTGGAGCACAGGGGCAGGGGATCAATTGCCCCATCGAGATTgaagagtacaagaacaggaggggactcggttttcgcccttcctgccacGAAATTATCGAGGCCCGTAGGGGCAAACACTTCCACCATCTCGCCGCGCATTATgggaagatcaacaggggcatcccgGTTCCCCCACTCTCTCACTTTTTTCCCGCACCGCCACACGTCATCGGAGGTACTCTTGACGGCCCCTCCTCGGTTTCAAACGCCGAGCCTGTCGATCTGCCAGCCATATGCGCCATCACTGAGGAGACTCCTTTAGGGGTCCATATCCGCCTTGCACAGGAGAATGAGGAgctcaacaactggacctcagtcccatGCTACTCGgttgtgatcgccgatgtgtaaggctatctatgtgtttgatgtttccccgcgtgtcggcatagccataagccacatgacagaagagggattttgttatggcttcatGCTTACACCATTAATAAAAATCTCTGCAcgcatttttttgaatttccgcttctactttctcttttctttcacttATCTCGCAACGCTCTAAATTTCTAAGACTACTCATTTAAATTGCCAGGCTCCACTAGAATCCAAATCATCGACACGTTGATTCGAACTCATCCGAGGAACACCTCGAAGAGtcccgacccatatacttcggggaaggactcgacgaggatggtcgagtgcccgagatagaggagagtttgcgccgccttgaGAATCGTCAATTCACTTCAGTTGAGCCGACATAAGAGTTCAACGTGGGTACCGAAGAAGAGCCTCACATTCTGAAAATCGGGACGGGTCTCGACCCCACACAGCGGGctcggatgatcgatttccttaAGGAGTACCAAgaagtctttgcttggtcttaTGCCGACATGCCAGGTTTGGATCCCTCAATAGTTAAGTACTTCCTTCCGCTAGATACGGAGAGGTTTCCACCCAAACGGCAGCACTTACGGCGTCAGCGAgtcggccttctcctccgcattaaggaagaggtcATCAAGCAAATCAACGCGGGCTTCCTGGAAGTTTGTAATTACTCTGAGTGGGTGGCGAACATTGTGCCGgtagagaagaaagatggaaaagtcagagtctgcgtcgactatcgggacctcaacaaggccagccccaaggatAACTTCCTCCTGCCTCACATTGACGTCTTAGTTGACAACACAGCACGCCATACattgttctccttcatggatggcttctccggatacaaccagatccggatggccgatgaggacaagatcaagacgacgttcattacaatgtggggcactttctgttatcgagtcatgcctttcggcctcaaaaatgccgggacAACATACCAAAGGGCCATGGTCACGCTATTCCACgatatgatgcataaagagatcgaggtctacgtcgacgacatgattgctaaatcaaaagaaggagatgatcaCCTCGTTAATCTAAAACGCCTCTTCGACCGACTCAAGAAATACAAGCTTCGCCTTAACCCGgcaaagtgcacattcggcgccaagtcagggaaactgttaggattcgtggtcagcgaacGAGGCATTGAGGCCGATCCCGACAAGGTGAAGGCAATCAGGGAGTTACCTCCACCATCGACagtccgcgaagtacgaggctttcTGGGACGGCTGAACTACATTGCGCgcttcattgcaaacctgacagacaaatgtcaaccactcttccgcttgcttcgcaaaaatgcagcgattaagtgggacgaagaatgtcagaaggccttcgacactATCAAGGCATACTTGGTTCAACCCccggtattggtcccgcctactCCAGATCGCCCTCTTATTCTCTATCTGACAGTGCGCCGGCAATCcctaggatgcatgttagggcaggaaGACGAGTCTACGCACGCAGAACACGCCATTTACTATttaagcaagaagttcacccgaaggggagtccaattacccagagattgagaagatgtgctgtgcgctagtgtgggtcatgcaaagactCCGGCAGTACACTCTCTATCATACTATCCGCTTATTGTCTaaagcggatcccctgaagtacttgctcgatagtccatcttccatgaagaaTATTTCAAAGTGGCGATGTCAGCTGACGGAATACGACATTGAATACGTGCCCCGCACGTCGATCAAGGGGCAAGCAATTGCGGATCACTTAGCGGAGTTCCCAATCGAAGACGATATGCCGATCAACTATGACTTTCCGGACgaagggattctccaagtggacagtgaggagaacaaattcgcatggaagatgtatttcgacggcgcaGTAAATTCCACTAGGTCCGgcattggcgcagtgctgatatcccccgaCGGACGCTACTATCCGGTCGCAGCAAAGGTTGATTTCCCTTGCACTAATaacgtggccgaatacgaAGCATGCATCCTCGGCCTGCAGGCAgcgatcgacttcaaggtgaaggaactAGAAGTGTTTGGTGATTCCATGCTTACAATTTTCCAAacgttggggcaatggaagacgaaggacgcgaagctagtgccatatcacgagtatctcgaggagttagcggagaacttcgagaaaatctcattcacaTATACGCCGCGCATCAAGAACCAATTTGCAGATGCACTTgcgacgctcgcatccatggtgagcatcacgaaagaGAATCTCATGGAGCCACTCGAAATCGAGATTGCCAAGGGCCCTGCTCACTGCGACGCAATCAAGGCAACTGACGAACAGCCGTGGTATGAAGACA from Punica granatum isolate Tunisia-2019 chromosome 2, ASM765513v2, whole genome shotgun sequence includes the following:
- the LOC116193762 gene encoding uncharacterized protein LOC116193762 — protein: MAEENQLTVFEGNTPPTPVHSPQLAMNAPPPHHGTPSAHLPQPISSSMSLPLGYAPPPPGHSPPPPMHAPSSATQAPPPAHDPTRMATLEGNVTTLQNTVDVMAANMAEMMALLRGPNRASLSSIPPLARRPIVDPTPWVPPTHASEGDIAAAPAPAIIPVPAPHPKHAPAIHPVDSGHPQSTIPATVSLPPMTIPVPDPTMFAPPPVSVPAPATVYTAPPPMGFPTSSAPLPAKVKMPEFEKYDGTKDPRHHLRHYHTKMLQYWDYEQFVAATFQESLSELALNWFMSLRAEDIPSWTELAKKFVEQYQYNMETPPSFLELSTMEMAEGQKLEDYATNWRSEAAKHFPPICEAQQIQMFHGTLKGAYYSHFMGHKSTFSEMIMAGKQVDLGIKLGRLEGPTKKGEGESSRRTASAATPTGGRRSKEASVNAVNVGHNAPQQYSVSFTPAPSTSPAYAPPPSPYPSQHPAQPIYYSAPPTSFPSAPQQVVHHYAPAPPQTPQYRPPASRTPQPTQQAPAPQGQQGGAMQARQRIQFTPLPTPLSHIYRQLLAVEMIRPTVPGPSFVPTNQNQSLRCEYHSGAPGHTTDNCWKLREEVQKLINSKKISFNAIRPPNVQANPLPDHGSSSGPTINMISICTVREDESQQEGPTPFIIEYVLAEATVGFTGSSAAPTPFIIEVPAREPYQDSKVPWTYEGSVGNLEQQFSVMGVTRSGRVYTNPEIAGKGKAPAASGAAPEAPPIPQKKVPKEIAPDRIEETVSSIFSNAISFSDDELPSEGWAHSRALHIVCKCNNFIIGRVMIDNGSALNVCPVSTLKQMNVDLNRVRPSKTAVRAFDGSRREVNGEIDLLIDVGPCSFSVTFQVLDIPNAFSLLLGRPWIHSAGAVPSSLHQRIKFIADGRLITVKGGENYAIYKETAVPYISIGDDENLPFHSFETISVIRDYGEVRPSRADRMVGKVLLRHNYVPGTGLGAQGQGINCPIEIEEYKNRRGLGFRPSCHEIIEARRGKHFHHLAAHYGKINRGIPVPPLSHFFPAPPHVIGGTLDGPSSVSNAEPVDLPAICAITEETPLGVHIRLAQENEELNNWTSVPCYSVVIADV